acaagagagTTTGCTGCTGCCACTTTGGCGCTAAATGCCACCTCACCGATGTTTAACACTGGGGGACGTTGAATTGCGTACAAGGCACGCTGGACTGGTGATTCTAAACACTCAGTCACAGGCGTTTAGCGCCGAGAGCGTGAATCAAGGTGGTCCCCATGCGTGCAACAAGAATCAATGGAAGACTTTTTTATTTGATGTTAAATCAAATAATCAAATAGAAAAGATTTATTAGGTTttaatttaagttttaaattaattacaattaggactataaataggatagagatataCCCTCGTGGGGAGCTCTCTTCTCCAATTCCTTATTCCACAATTTATAGTTTTTCTCTCCTAGGGTTTTCTCTAAACCATGAGccactaaacctccattgttaaggttaggagctctgtttactttgatggattaataattattttttcttctactcttgaCTAAAGCATTAATTtatgtttaagaatttttttatcatacgGATTAGTGTGTATTGAAAGATAACTCTAATCTAAATTGAATTCTTTTGAATCTTGGAAAAGTTATATCACTAGAATTATATCTTGAAACCGTCTTCTTACAACTCcttaattatctggatttaatgtgatacatgacatataattGGACCATTTTTAGGTTCTTAGGGTTTGCGTGGCTAATAAATTAGAAtttgaacttaaccctctaataTAATTGATTGATCAAGGAATTTAATGGTTGGTTATGTTAGAGGAGATTGAATTGCCTAGGAATAGAAATTCAATCACCTAGAGTTTTCCATAAACTCAATCTTTGCATGATCAAGATAGTTGACATTGAATATTAatccaaaaatttaaatatatccAAAGCCTTAACACTTTTTCCATACTATTTTTTCAACTATTTACTGCTTGTTTTTCTTAATTTACTGTCTTTTATGCTATTTGATACTCAAAACTCTCATTTCAATTTGTCTAACTAGAACAATTAACCAACCATTGCTTGCTTAGTCCATTAATCCTCGTAGGATCGACACTCACTCAGCTGAATTCAGTGTTGTCAGAACCGGACTGAACCGCCCAATCGGACTAGAAACCTGGTGAACTGGCAGTAGAACCGGTCTGGCTGAGCTTTCTGACCGGATAAGGAAGCGAACCGGAAAGACTTGGTTTGAACTAGCCGAGTTTGACCAAAACTGGTGAACCGACAGGTTTCATTTAACCCGGGCCggtttgaattaaaattaaaaaaaattcagaaaattgAGCTGCTTCTGAAACCCTAGCTCAAGCCTCCTACCTCCATCCCCTTTCCCTGTTTCTCTTCCCAAACCTTTTGGCCATGACTCCATGAGAGACCACCTAAGAGTTTGAGACAGAGAGTGTGAGATAGACCCATTTAGCTAGCGCAGAAGTGCCACCTCACTCGGCTCACCGTCATCGTAGGAGGCAACTGTACCAGTGCACCATCCACAACAGCCAAGAAGCATCTCCATCGAAGATTCAAGTCGCCTCCTGCTACTACTTGTCAGTCGTCACCTCCAGTCTCCCTCTTCTCTGCTCGTCCCTCCATgtatgtatttttaatttttttttaagttattcaggatataaaaatttcaataatttaGTACTTTTGTGAGAGTTAATTGGTtaatgatattgattatgtatgtTGATTTATGTTTGACTTGTGTTAGAATTTAGATGGTTGATTGTTCAGTTTTTTGTAACATATTGTTGTTATATATGTTGATTATCTATGTTGATTTCTATTTGATCTCTCTTGATTGttgatttatgtttgatttcTATTCAGTTTGTTGATTATCCATTGTTGTTagattgttgattgttgattaTCTGTTATATATGTTAGTTGCTGTTGTATATTATTCTTAGTAGTTAGTGGATTATTGTGGTACATTATTCCAGGAGATTAGTCATTTAGTCCAGGTTGATTAGGAATTTAGGATGGCTTCATCAAATACACCATCAGAAACACCAACTTCTCAGGAACAATGATCAACTCCTGATCCAACAATTGGAACCCAAAAAAATAGTAACAGAGGAAAATTAATCCTGCATGGGGCCATTGTAAACAAGATGTGGATAAAGAAAAAACTATTCTGTTATGTATTTATTACGAGAAGCTTATTAGGGGTGGAGGAATTAACCGGGTTAAGCATCATTTGGCTAGAAAAGGTGGAGATATTGAGGCATGCCAAAAGGTGCCAGCTGTGGTGagacactgatgagcggataatttatacgctttttggcattgttttcagtatgtttttagtatgttttagttagtttttattatatttttattattttttagttaaaattcacttttctggactttactatgagtttgtatatttttctgtgatttcaggaattttctggctgaaattgagggacctgagcaaaaatctgatccaaagactgaaaaggactgcagatgctgttggtttctgacctccctgcactcgaagtagattttctagagctacagaaacccaattggcgcgctctcaattgcgttggaaagtagacatcctgggctttccagcaatgtataatagtctatactttgcccgagatttgacggcccaaaccggcgttccaaatcagcttaaGAATGcccggcattaaacgccggaactggcacaagaatgggagttaaacgcccaaactggcacaaaagctggtgtttaactccaagaaaagtctctacacatgaaagcttcaatgctcagcccaagcacacaccaagtgggcccagaagtggatttttatgtcatttactcatctttgtaaaccctaggctactagttctctacaaataggaccttttactattgtattttcatcttggtagctatctttgagtagtcttatgctatcttagatcattgggaggctggcctcagggccatgcctagaccttgttcttatgtattttcaacggtggagtttctacacactatagattaaggtgtggagctctgctgtacctcgagtatcaatgcaattactattgttcttctattcaatttggcttattcttgttctaagatattcattcgcacccaagaacatgatgaatgtgatgattatgtgacgctcatcaccattctcacttatgaacaagtgcctgacaaccacttctgttctacaagcaaacaaggcttgaatgtttatttcttggatcccttaatcggaattttcgtggtataagctagaattgatggcggcattcaagagaatccggaaggtctaaaccttgtctgtggtattctgagtaggatttaatgattgaatgactgtgacgagcttcaaactcctgaaggctgggcgttagtgacagacgcaaaagaatcaatggattctattccaacttgattgagaaccgacagatgattagccgtgctgtgacagagcatgttgaacattttcactgagaggacgggactgtagccactgacaatggtgatgcccaacatacagcttgccatggaaaggagtaagaaggattggatgaagacagtaggaaagcagagagacggaagggacaaagcatctccatacgcttatctgaagttctcaccaatgaattacataagtatctctatctttattttatgctttattcataaatcatccataaccatttgaattcgcctgactgagatttacaaggtgaccatagcttgcttcataccaacaatctccgtgggatcgacccttactcgtgtaaggtttattacttggacgacccagtgtacttgctggttagttgtgcgaagttgtgaaattatgtttagaccacggtattgagcaccaagtttttggagccattaccggggactgtttgagttgtgaaaagaatgaatcacaatttcgtgcaccagacacCAATTCAATCAAAATATTGAAGATCTTCAaaccaagaaaaggaaaactcAATTAGAATATGCATAAAGTTATAAGGCTTGTTATGAATTTGAAATGGAATTTGGTGAGATTGAATGTAATGAGATGCGACAACAACAAACATCAAGACTTCCAGCACCTagctctagaaaaggaaaacaaCTCAAGGGATTACAATCTGTTTTTTCACCGGCAGCAACACCTGGAGCTCAACCAACTATCAAAAGTGTTCTCCAAAGCAAAGAAATTGTGGAGAAGTGTGATATTGCTATTGCAAGATGGATGATAGATGCCTCTGTGCCATTCAATGCAGTTAATTCAGTTTATTATATGCCGATGATCGATGCTATTGCAAACATGGGTGCAGGGTATAAAGGGCCAAATTATGAAAGAGTATATGGATATTTGTTGAGAAAATTGGTTGAAGATGTAAAGAAGATGATTGAAGATTATTGTGTAATCTAGAAACAAACTGGATGTACTATCATGGCCGATTGATGGACTGATCGTTGTAGGCGCACTTTAATTAATTTCTTGGTTTATTGCCCTAAAGGAACTGTTTACCTAAAGTCAGTTGATGCTTCTCATATCTCGAAAACTGCTGATGCTTTGTTTAATTTGCTTAGGGATGTTGTGTTATTTGTTGGCTCTGAGAATGTTGTATATGTAGTGATGGATAATGCTGTAAATTACGTTGCTGCTGGAAGGTTATTGGAATCCAAGTTTTCTAGATTGTATTGGTCTCCTTGTGCAGTACATTGTGTTAATCTGATGTTGCAGGATATTGAAAAGTTAGAGAAAGTGAGTGAAACTGTGTCACAAGTTTCAATGATTACAAAGTATATCTATAATCATTGCCATCCTTTGTACTTGATGAGAAAGTTCACAAGCAGACGAGAAATACTTCGCCCAGCTCTAACTCGATTTGCCACTAATTTTATTGCTTTGCAAAGTATTTTGGCTCAAAAGGATGCATTGAGAGCTATGGTGACATCTAGAGAATGGACAAGCTCAGCTTACTGTAAAGAAGCCAAAGCCAAAAAGTTTGTGGATTAAGTCTTAGATTCTAAATTTTGGAATCAATGCACTGATATTGTTAAGCTTACTGAGCCACTTATTCGTGTATTGCGTATTATGGATCATGAAGATAGAGCTGCAATGGGTTTTCTTTATCAAGCTATTTATAAGGCTAGGGAAGAGATGGTGAAGAAgtttcaaaaaagaaagagggTAGTTGATCCTTATTTAAAGATTTCAGATTCACGTTGGGATTCACAACTTAAAAGAAACCTTCATGCTACTCGTTATTGGTTAAATCCAGCTTTTCGATTTAATGCTGCAAAATTTGAAAAGCACAAGCAAACAACTTCTGGCCTACTAGATGTCATTGAGAGATATGCTTACGGTGATGCAGATTTGAATTCTAAATTGACAAGAGAGATGAGAATCTTTAAGAATGTTGAAGGAGACTTTGGAAGATAGTCTGCACTACGTGAGCGAAGCACAGTAATGCctggtaaatttttttttaaaattagtcttttatgatttgatttttatgattgtGATATATTATTTCCTTTTAATGTTAAGATCAATATTGGAAATCTTATGGATGTGTAGTACCAAACTTGCAAAAGTTAGCGATTCATGTTTTGAGTCAAACTTGTAGTTCTTCGGGTTGTTAGCGTAATTGGAGCATTTTTTAACACATTCACTCAAAGGAAAGGAATCAATTAGAGCATCAAAAACTTAATGATCTTGTTTATGTTCATTACAACTTAAGGCTACAACAAAGGtcctttttattaatttttcttgaaggcattattttaaatttttagtcaTAAAAAGAATAATCAAGTTAATTGATAATATAGGAACCAAATGAGAAAGAAAAGTTATTATCCAATTTGTCTTGATGCATTTGAGGATCATTCGGAATGGATAATGGAAGATTCACCACCATTTTTAACTCCTGAAGAAGTTGATGCTTTACGGAATGATCTTGCAAATATGTCTCTTCAATCATCTTTAGATGATTTGGGTATGTTTTTGTTAGGGGTGATTTTGTAATGCTTTAACCAAATGTTTTGCCTTATTATTGATTATGATTTGCGAAACATTATTGAAATGCTAGATCAATTAAATCTGGAAGATGATCGAAATGATGATGAAGCTAATATAATTTTGTGGAAAATGCAAATCAGAATGAAACCAATCAGGATGTAGCTCTAGATTTATCAGATGAAGAAAGATATCCAGACTTTGAAATTACTCCTTGGATATAATCcatgaatttttattttcattgtgtTAAATTGAGTTGTTTATGTAATAGTACTAacaaattttatgtttatttttgtattacttatttttagaatttgagacttaatatttattaaaatgttATTGGAGATTAAGTTTTTAGGTATTTTATATGTTTTACTTATGTGAGACCGGGTTAACCGGTTCAACCAGTGACCCACCCCTTAGTGAATTCTTCAGCTTTCTCCTCTGAAAAATTACACTGGTGTGCCATGCCCAGTAGCTGGCATGCCATGCCTTCAATAAATTCTCATTCTTCTACTCTGGAAACTTatattggcgtgccacgcccttgaTAAAGCATGAGTTGCCCTTCAGGTCCAGtagctggcgtgccatgccttaaatcctaagtggcacgcccattgttcttcttctttggttGCTTGTATTGGTGTGCCACACCTTCGACCTCAAGTGGCATGTCCATGGTAGGGGCTTAATCCTTCCTTTCTGGAACAAtaaactggcgtgccacgccttcgagctcaagtggcacgcccagtgtGAGAATAAggttggcatgccacgcctttgagttcaagtggcatgcccattTTGGTATTGAGCCCTTCAAGCTTGGCATGGCACGCCTAGAAcctaagtggcacgcccaagacACGAACCAAGTAAGCATGCCATGCTTTCGAGaccaagtggcacacccagTGTTTTGGACCTTCAACTCTCATCTGCTTAGTtgcattggcgtgccacgccttcttCTTCAAGTGGCAGGCCCATTGTATATGATagtgttggcgtgccacgccccctTGTGTGTCTTCAAAATTACTCTCTGGAATATAtagttggcgtgccatgcctggctctggcgtgccacgcccatagtAAACTTCATGGATTCTTCTCTGGTCTTGAtaactggcatgccacgcccactTAATTTGTTGGCATTtgctccaagtggcacgcccagctcacacgcccagcttttctttcttgcttccttcttcttttgttgctcttttcacctgaaattcaaCAAAACTCATTTCAAAGTAATGTACCATAGTGTTCACCATTTAgttcatgaaattgcattgatTGAATGAGATTATACTCTTTTTATGTCCTTTTAGATAAGAGAAAGAGatagatgatgcaagtcattaGATCCTAGCTTATTCATCTCCAAGTTTCTGAGAATTTTTTATACattcaagaccaatggggttccAGCTAATGTCTACAGGTTGTTGTTATTTCCTTTTGCTGTGAATGACCGAGCTAGTCAGTGGCTTGAAACATAACCCAAGAAAAGTATAGCAACCTGGGTGGATTTGGTTAGTAAGTTTTTAACCAAATTCTTTCTGCCCCAAAGGTTGACCAAGCCGAGGATTGACATTCAAATGTTCAGGAAACTTGAAGGCGAGTCTCTCTATGAAGCTTCGGAGAGATTGATGATCAGACTTTTGTTAGTaaagaattcacaaataaatcctcgttgctagtataacttctaaaccaacaaagaatcctttcatacaaaagtttggttgtcactaaagcaaacccaataaaataaaccgtagtatttaaacctcgggtcgtctctcaaggaattgcagggaagtgtatttattattgattatgagATTTTCTGAGAAATTTTGGAATGAGGGGtgggaaaaataaataattataatttagagcaatgaaaattaacaagaggttTTATgtgattaaaataaaaagccTTGGCTAGGAGAAGAATAAtcagaagttctatccttgttggatttcccaagattaataataataggttcttgtttctacttagttaaccctcaacgaatgaaggaaagtcaagtagttGAGCTAACTCcaattcacaagtcctaatcttctctcttgggaaggactagcgttagtgactagagagGCAGCCAACAATATCCAATTACAATTTAACTCTTGAgtcttccaactcaagggtctccaaATATTAATCTAACTCCAAAGCCAAGTTGGAGgcctactccattgacatggatgCCATGTTCGCATACATGTAAAGGGAGTAGaaagaagacatgataattGGAATGGAATTGAGATAATTAAGCAAataaagaattaaaaagaaaaatactttGTATttataaattccaaaattaaagatattCATATGTAACTCTGAATAGGGTAAATGGGAAATTAAAAGAGTAAAAGAAtaggaaacaaactagaatgataaAGACTTCAACAGAGGTAGTAACTCTGTTAATATCCAACTCAAAAGCATAAAATTAggaatcctaaaacctagagagaggagagagcctatctctctagaaaactacatctaaaacctaattTGTGAATAATGAGAAGTGTATCCTCTGATTCCTCCACTCTGCAACCTCTAATCAGCATttttgggcttgaaactgggccaaaaatagcccagaaatcacccccagctATTTTTGATACGTACATCAAGTGgctcatgtgcgcgtacgcgtcatgcacgcgtacgcgttgcttGTCTGCACACTATCCACGTGTCCGCGTGCTTTGCACGTGCGCATTGCCTAACAGCAAGaaaactatggcaaattatatatcatttcgaagccccggatgttagctttctaacgcaactgaaaccgcctcatttggacctctgtagctcatgttatgatcgattgagtgcaaagaggtcaagGCTGACAGCTTttcaattccttcaatttcttgtattccttctacttttgcatgcttcctttccatcctctaagccattcctgccctataaaccctgaaagcacttaacacacatatgacggcatcgaatggtaataagagaggaataaacatagcaaatttaacgccaaagaagcatgttttcaatcataacacaaaattaataaggaaagtgtaaaacatgcgaattctatgaataaatgtgagaatagtggataaaatccacttaATTAAGgacaagatgtaccacgaatTAGTGGTGCATCAGAGATACAAGGCTATGGTGAATAAGTGTCTTCCCGGCATGTTTACGGATTGGGGTACAACTATAGATTTTCTATGATGGTATCACTCTGGCTTCGAGACTTTCTCTGGATAATTCTGCAAGGGGTTCTTTGCACATTAAGACCATTGATGAGGCCTTCGATTCGATAGAAATGGTGGCCAACAATCAGTACTTGTATTCCTCAAAAAGAACCATGAGGAAAGGTGTCATGGAGTTGGATGCCTTAGATGCcattcttgctcagaacaaagCTATATCTCAGCAGATTAATGCCATCACTCAACACTTGGGAGGTATGCAAGTTTTTTCTGTTGCTACCCAAGATACTTCTTATGCATGAGTAATGGAGTGTTCTCAATTTGGAAGCTATAGCTATGAGCAACCTCCAGCCGCATAGGTTAATTATATGGGTAATTTTTCAAGACCATCCAATAATGATACCTTTTCCAAGACATACAATCCatgatggagaaatcacccaaattttggcaGAAAAAATCAGAATCAAAGGCAACCGAAttttaacaacaacaactcccaccAAAATCATTTCAACCAGCAACATCAGCCTTCTCAATTACACAATCCACTCCTAGCTTCTCAGAATACCTCAACATTAGAAGCAATCCTAGCAGAACTCTCCAAAAATACTAATAGTTTCATGCAAGAAACTAAAGCCAcaattagaaacttggaggttCAGATGGGACAATTGAGCAAGCAAATTACCAAGAGAGGAATATACGACCATCTATGTAATAAGTAAAAAAGTGATGGATACTCAACCCTCCAGTGATGAAGGACTAGTTAAGAAAGTTATGAAAGAAGCCTGATACCCTGAGGAGCACGCTCTCTCTCACCTTACACATGCCAGGGTTGAGCAATCCAAATTGAAGGCTTCAGTGCCT
Above is a genomic segment from Arachis stenosperma cultivar V10309 chromosome 1, arast.V10309.gnm1.PFL2, whole genome shotgun sequence containing:
- the LOC130979848 gene encoding uncharacterized protein LOC130979848 encodes the protein MEFGEIECNEMRQQQTSRLPAPSSRKGKQLKGLQSVFSPAATPGAQPTIKSVLQSKEIVEKCDIAIARWMIDASVPFNAVNSVYYMPMIDAIANMGAGYKGPNYERVYGYLLRKLVEDVKKMIEDYCSVDASHISKTADALFNLLRDVVLFVGSENVVYVVMDNAVNYVAAGRLLESKFSRLYWSPCAVHCVNLMLQDIEKLEKVSETVSQVSMITKYIYNHCHPLYLMRKFTSRREILRPALTRFATNFIALQSILAQKDALRAMVTSREWTSSAYCKEAKAKKFVD